In one window of Sandaracinaceae bacterium DNA:
- a CDS encoding right-handed parallel beta-helix repeat-containing protein produces the protein MSKSQHARRVCVLVGAVISTWTFVAPSEASAATFTVNSLGDADDAVIDSVCDSDASTPGLQCTLRAAISEANASTGGARDLIRITATGTIMIGSQLLITNEVRIQGPGSGQLTIDRSDTVRHFWVQGAAGAYSFEGLTLQNGRPGAFGGSVWLSGAPTSVTFDDVRFLDNVAVFTADTNGGAVYITATGAITFRDTYFRGNYAQGNGGAIYAQGGTAGLSVVIESSTFFENESVGAAGGGAVMVRYANNSVAVRDSVFESNSSNGPGAGLFLDDGAVGVVEGCTFIDNEASYSNTGAGGAVYARQTNNYVSNSLFYGNRSGAGGAVLLTNTWEVSNVTIVGNSSTNGAYAGLRTLGTGTVRNSVMTGNTVSSGDEPDCSTVAAFTSGGYNFVGDGNGCGWGGNDTTGAAATLADPMFDVLLGAAQEPRYLPPGSGSPLVDGGDPGGCRHTRVNASFVATPNIVLTTDQAGGTRAVDGGSGSARCDIGAIEAGGLGTVGFASASVTASEGDGTVSLTVTRSGSTTAALDVPWALVAGSATAGSDYTDASGTLQWAAGDGADKTIDVALLDDSATESDETLTVRLTPVRLIAGNPAEATLTIEDDDVATGPDGGLGGDAGTGGTDGGPIGTDGGTSGRDGGPGSGGGGGGGCTVTTDADTSARWLALVALGLVVRRKRYARRG, from the coding sequence ATGAGCAAGAGCCAGCATGCGCGCCGTGTCTGTGTCCTCGTGGGCGCGGTCATCTCCACCTGGACCTTTGTCGCTCCCTCGGAGGCGTCCGCTGCGACCTTCACGGTCAACAGCTTGGGGGACGCAGACGACGCCGTGATCGACTCCGTGTGCGACTCGGACGCGTCCACACCCGGGCTCCAGTGCACGCTGCGCGCGGCCATCTCGGAAGCCAACGCCAGCACGGGCGGCGCGCGCGACCTCATCCGGATCACGGCGACGGGCACGATCATGATCGGGAGCCAGCTGCTCATCACCAACGAAGTGCGCATCCAAGGACCCGGCTCGGGGCAGCTCACCATCGACCGCTCGGACACGGTGCGCCACTTCTGGGTCCAGGGCGCAGCAGGGGCATACAGCTTCGAGGGGCTCACCCTCCAGAACGGGCGCCCGGGGGCGTTTGGCGGGTCCGTGTGGCTCTCGGGCGCGCCCACCTCGGTGACATTCGACGACGTGCGCTTCCTCGACAACGTCGCGGTGTTCACCGCGGACACCAACGGCGGCGCCGTCTACATCACGGCCACGGGCGCCATCACGTTCCGCGACACGTACTTCCGGGGCAACTACGCCCAAGGCAACGGCGGCGCGATCTACGCGCAGGGCGGCACCGCCGGGCTCTCGGTCGTCATCGAGAGCTCCACCTTCTTCGAGAACGAGTCGGTCGGCGCGGCCGGCGGCGGCGCGGTCATGGTGCGCTACGCGAACAACAGCGTCGCGGTGCGCGACTCGGTGTTCGAGAGCAACTCGAGCAACGGACCGGGCGCCGGCCTCTTCCTGGACGACGGCGCGGTGGGCGTGGTGGAGGGCTGCACCTTCATCGACAACGAGGCCAGCTACTCGAACACGGGCGCGGGCGGGGCGGTGTACGCGCGCCAGACCAACAACTACGTGTCGAACAGCCTGTTCTACGGGAACCGCTCGGGCGCGGGCGGCGCCGTGTTGCTGACCAACACCTGGGAGGTCAGCAACGTGACCATCGTCGGCAACTCCAGCACCAACGGCGCCTACGCCGGGCTGCGCACGCTGGGCACGGGCACGGTGCGCAACTCGGTGATGACCGGCAACACGGTGTCGTCCGGGGACGAGCCGGACTGCAGCACCGTCGCCGCGTTCACGAGCGGTGGCTACAACTTCGTGGGCGACGGAAACGGCTGCGGCTGGGGCGGCAACGACACCACGGGCGCCGCCGCGACGCTGGCCGATCCGATGTTCGACGTGCTGCTCGGCGCCGCTCAGGAGCCGCGCTACCTGCCCCCGGGCAGCGGCAGCCCGCTGGTGGACGGGGGCGACCCAGGTGGCTGTCGCCACACGCGGGTCAACGCGAGCTTCGTCGCGACCCCGAACATCGTGCTCACGACGGACCAGGCGGGCGGGACGCGCGCCGTGGACGGGGGCAGCGGCTCTGCGCGCTGCGACATCGGGGCCATCGAGGCGGGTGGTCTGGGGACCGTCGGCTTCGCCAGCGCCAGCGTGACGGCCTCGGAAGGCGATGGGACCGTCAGCCTGACGGTCACGCGCAGCGGGTCCACGACCGCGGCGCTCGACGTGCCGTGGGCGCTCGTGGCCGGCAGCGCGACGGCGGGCAGCGACTACACGGACGCCAGCGGGACCCTGCAGTGGGCGGCGGGTGACGGCGCGGACAAGACCATCGACGTGGCGCTGCTGGACGACAGCGCGACCGAGAGCGACGAGACCCTGACCGTGCGGCTCACCCCGGTGCGGCTGATCGCAGGCAACCCGGCCGAGGCGACGCTCACCATCGAGGATGACGACGTCGCCACGGGACCGGACGGAGGGCTCGGCGGCGACGCCGGGACCGGTGGAACCGACGGCGGCCCGATCGGGACCGATGGCGGCACCAGCGGACGTGACGGCGGCCCGGGTAGCGGGGGTGGCGGGGGTGGCGGCTGCACGGTCACCACGGACGCCGACACGAGCGCGCGCTGGTTGGCGTTGGTCGCGTTGGGGCTCGTGGTGCGGCGCAAGCGCTACGCGCGCCGGGGATAG
- a CDS encoding TetR/AcrR family transcriptional regulator: MTEAAPDWKAKNQQPLFERILEAAGSVMEAEGIDALRLDRVARVAGCSRSSLYRYFDAKETLILAVLERRVIAMARRIHIEMEAVSDPADRLITGIVRAVELAHSDTQFTVLFSEPNSPTVIRIAGTALPQLLLPVIEEILPLAANGGILPAGVPTEEAARWVVMTVVGLLTFDSSRAADKDAMVAYLECFLIPSLVHAGTWRRA; this comes from the coding sequence GTGACGGAAGCCGCCCCCGACTGGAAGGCCAAGAACCAGCAGCCGCTCTTCGAGCGCATCCTCGAGGCGGCGGGCTCCGTCATGGAGGCGGAGGGCATCGACGCCTTGCGCCTCGACCGCGTCGCGCGCGTCGCTGGCTGCTCACGCTCGTCGCTGTACCGCTACTTCGACGCCAAGGAGACGCTCATCCTCGCTGTGCTCGAGCGGCGCGTGATCGCCATGGCGCGGCGCATCCACATCGAGATGGAGGCGGTCAGCGATCCGGCGGACCGGCTCATCACGGGCATCGTGCGCGCGGTCGAGCTGGCGCACTCGGACACGCAGTTCACCGTGCTGTTCAGTGAGCCCAACAGCCCCACCGTCATTCGCATCGCGGGGACGGCGCTGCCGCAGCTGTTGCTCCCCGTCATCGAGGAGATCCTGCCGCTGGCCGCGAACGGGGGCATCTTGCCCGCGGGCGTGCCTACGGAGGAGGCCGCGCGCTGGGTGGTCATGACCGTGGTCGGGCTGCTGACCTTCGACTCCAGCCGCGCCGCCGACAAGGACGCGATGGTGGCCTACCTCGAGTGCTTCCTGATCCCCTCGCTGGTGCACGCGGGCACCTGGCGTCGCGCCTGA
- a CDS encoding slipin family protein, which yields MHTIIDQSFVGLLYEDGVYTKTLDPGKHALKRHAFDKVQRSVTLVDMRERSLVLKGQEILTRDKVAVRVSILVYFRVVDAQAAIHAVADHETRIYEDVQLAARRYLGSRELEAILSDRNEISDAVREAVKDVALGYGVEIRRADVKDLVFPGNLREIMNQVLETERRAEAKLIQAQKEIEAELLRSRAAHDAALLRLRAEREQLSVELDSEQARADAQRKQQRAQLALEVEEAELAARHPELLRLRELQALAAMARAGGKFVIGSHDGSVAALLHEPR from the coding sequence ATGCATACCATCATCGATCAGTCCTTCGTCGGGCTTCTCTACGAAGACGGCGTCTACACGAAGACCCTCGACCCCGGGAAGCACGCGCTCAAGCGGCACGCCTTCGACAAGGTGCAGCGCAGCGTGACCCTCGTCGACATGCGCGAGCGCTCGCTGGTGCTGAAGGGCCAAGAGATCCTCACGCGCGACAAGGTGGCCGTGCGGGTCTCCATCCTGGTCTACTTCCGGGTCGTGGACGCGCAGGCGGCCATCCACGCCGTGGCCGATCACGAGACGCGCATCTACGAGGACGTGCAGCTCGCGGCGCGCCGCTACCTGGGTAGCCGCGAGCTCGAGGCGATCCTCAGCGACCGCAACGAGATCTCGGACGCCGTGCGCGAGGCCGTGAAGGACGTCGCGCTGGGCTACGGCGTCGAGATCCGTCGGGCCGACGTGAAGGACCTGGTGTTCCCGGGGAACCTGCGCGAGATCATGAACCAGGTGCTCGAGACCGAGCGTCGGGCGGAGGCGAAGCTGATCCAGGCGCAGAAGGAGATCGAGGCCGAGCTGCTCCGTTCGCGCGCGGCGCACGACGCGGCGCTCTTGCGGCTGCGCGCCGAGCGTGAGCAGCTGAGCGTCGAGCTGGACTCCGAGCAGGCGCGGGCGGACGCACAGCGCAAGCAGCAGCGCGCGCAGCTGGCCCTCGAGGTCGAGGAGGCCGAGCTGGCGGCGCGGCACCCGGAGCTGCTGCGGCTGCGTGAGCTGCAGGCGCTGGCCGCCATGGCGCGTGCGGGCGGGAAATTCGTGATCGGCTCGCACGACGGGTCGGTCGCGGCGCTGTTGCACGAGCCGCGCTGA
- a CDS encoding alpha/beta fold hydrolase, with protein sequence MERPASDPADPVRPAKPAKRRVRRIVLGVGLLLLGSLLTGVRRDIPVEELLPQYAPQPSRFVELEGMRVHYRDEGSGPPLLLIHGTSSSLHTWDGWVRTLASHRRVLRLDLPGFGLTGPAPDADYSAERYARTVTAFLDHCGVAQADVAGNSLGGRVAVQLTLAYPARVRRLVLVDATGLAGQQPPAILGLARTPVLRELLTVVSPRFVVRQATEDVYGHAERVTEALVDRYHALLLREGNRRALVDRMSGSHDPDLDDRLAEVRVPTLLLWGGRDRRNPPMFGERFARGIAGAELRVYDELGHVPMEEDPDTTARDADGFLSGE encoded by the coding sequence GTGGAGCGTCCCGCCTCTGATCCTGCCGACCCCGTTCGGCCTGCGAAACCAGCGAAGCGCCGTGTACGGCGCATCGTCCTGGGCGTGGGGCTGCTGCTGCTGGGGTCGCTGCTGACCGGGGTCCGGCGGGACATCCCGGTCGAGGAGCTCCTGCCCCAGTACGCTCCCCAGCCGTCGCGTTTCGTGGAGCTCGAGGGCATGCGCGTGCACTACCGCGACGAGGGCTCGGGGCCGCCGCTGCTCCTGATCCACGGAACGTCGTCGTCGCTGCACACCTGGGACGGGTGGGTGCGCACGCTCGCCTCGCACCGGCGGGTGCTGCGCTTGGACCTGCCCGGCTTCGGCCTGACGGGCCCGGCCCCCGACGCGGACTACAGCGCCGAGCGCTACGCCCGCACCGTCACGGCGTTTCTGGACCACTGCGGTGTCGCGCAGGCCGACGTCGCGGGCAACTCGCTGGGCGGACGCGTGGCCGTGCAGCTGACGCTGGCGTACCCGGCGCGCGTCCGTCGCCTCGTGCTGGTCGACGCGACGGGCCTCGCCGGTCAGCAGCCCCCTGCCATCCTGGGCCTGGCGCGCACACCGGTCCTGCGTGAGCTGCTCACGGTCGTCTCGCCGCGCTTCGTCGTTCGGCAGGCGACCGAGGACGTGTACGGCCACGCCGAGCGTGTCACGGAGGCGCTGGTCGACCGCTACCACGCGCTGCTGCTGCGCGAGGGCAATCGTCGCGCGCTGGTGGACCGCATGTCCGGCTCGCACGACCCCGACCTCGACGATCGCCTCGCCGAGGTCCGCGTGCCCACGCTGCTGCTGTGGGGCGGGCGCGACCGCAGAAACCCACCCATGTTCGGTGAGCGCTTCGCGCGGGGCATCGCGGGTGCCGAGCTGCGCGTCTACGACGAGCTGGGGCACGTCCCCATGGAGGAGGACCCGGACACGACCGCCCGCGACGCGGACGGGTTCCTGAGCGGTGAGTAG
- a CDS encoding cytochrome P450 — protein sequence MQTTAAALPYDQRPPNKNLRHIDGDDGLPFLGRTIEMVRDPAVLFGDQYKRFGRISRVSITGFKTVLLNHPDYAETVLLDRDKNFSCKMGWKSHMGEFFDGGLVMRDFGEHRNHRRIATESFRREAMLEYTSQVQDVTKATVQRWGAARDIVIYDEIKRLLLDIAFNVFCWLDERDASEIPNINRAFSQMMEGAVGMVRFDLPGLSYHRGLEGRRYLKRFFLERIERKRASADRDSFAAFCRATQENGEPYSDEDIANHMVFLMLAAHDTTASAATMAAYHLAHNQDIQEELRAELAATEGPIGYDTMFRTMPLMAGVFHETIRMHPPVAMLLRRTVRACEIDGVAIPADTMVCVPVAFLQRHPDFWTNPDSFDPHRFDEGRMEHRRHTFSWLPFGGGAHKCIGLHFARLLFTSLYAELLNQYRIEYRKPNYFPTKVQNLPFAKPTDGLPVRLVPR from the coding sequence GTGCAGACCACCGCCGCCGCGCTTCCTTACGACCAGCGACCCCCGAACAAGAATCTGCGTCACATCGACGGCGACGACGGCCTGCCCTTCCTCGGCCGCACCATCGAGATGGTGCGTGACCCCGCGGTCCTGTTCGGCGACCAGTACAAGCGCTTCGGCCGCATCAGCCGCGTGTCCATCACGGGCTTCAAGACGGTGCTGTTGAACCACCCAGACTACGCGGAGACGGTGCTGCTGGACCGCGACAAGAATTTCTCCTGCAAGATGGGCTGGAAGTCCCACATGGGCGAGTTCTTCGACGGGGGCCTCGTCATGCGGGACTTCGGCGAGCACCGCAACCACCGCCGCATCGCCACCGAGTCGTTCCGGCGCGAGGCGATGCTGGAGTACACGTCGCAGGTGCAGGACGTCACCAAGGCCACCGTGCAGCGCTGGGGCGCCGCGCGCGACATCGTCATCTACGACGAGATCAAGCGCCTCTTGCTGGACATCGCGTTCAACGTGTTCTGCTGGCTCGACGAGCGCGACGCGTCGGAGATCCCCAACATCAACCGCGCCTTCAGCCAGATGATGGAGGGGGCCGTGGGCATGGTGCGCTTCGACCTGCCGGGGCTGTCGTACCATCGTGGGCTCGAGGGGCGCCGCTACCTGAAGCGCTTCTTCCTCGAGCGCATCGAGCGCAAGCGCGCCTCGGCCGACCGGGACTCGTTCGCCGCGTTCTGCCGCGCCACGCAGGAGAACGGCGAGCCTTACTCGGACGAGGACATCGCCAACCACATGGTGTTCCTCATGCTGGCCGCCCACGACACGACGGCGAGCGCGGCGACGATGGCGGCCTACCACCTGGCGCACAACCAGGACATCCAGGAAGAGCTGCGCGCCGAGCTGGCGGCGACGGAAGGGCCCATCGGCTACGACACGATGTTCCGCACCATGCCGCTCATGGCCGGCGTGTTCCACGAGACCATCCGCATGCACCCGCCGGTGGCGATGCTGCTGCGCCGCACGGTGCGCGCGTGCGAGATCGACGGCGTCGCCATCCCGGCGGACACGATGGTGTGCGTGCCCGTCGCGTTCCTGCAGCGCCACCCGGACTTCTGGACGAACCCGGACAGCTTCGACCCACACCGCTTCGACGAGGGGCGCATGGAGCACCGGCGCCACACGTTCTCGTGGCTGCCCTTCGGAGGCGGTGCACACAAGTGCATTGGCCTGCACTTCGCGCGACTGCTGTTCACCAGCCTGTACGCCGAGCTGCTGAACCAGTACCGCATCGAGTACCGCAAGCCCAACTACTTTCCGACCAAGGTGCAGAACCTGCCGTTCGCGAAGCCCACCGACGGGCTGCCCGTGCGGCTCGTGCCGCGCTGA
- a CDS encoding signal peptidase II gives MSPAARLALVAVAALALGGCDQLTKHCAVSELSAESTGAGHVVDFIHWHVRDVLDYPTFNVADVWIFLGGLLLLVATFRPTHAAT, from the coding sequence GTGAGCCCCGCTGCGCGCCTCGCCCTCGTCGCCGTTGCCGCCCTCGCGCTTGGCGGGTGCGACCAGCTCACCAAGCACTGCGCCGTCTCGGAGCTGTCGGCCGAGTCCACGGGCGCCGGGCACGTGGTGGACTTCATCCACTGGCACGTGCGCGACGTGCTCGACTACCCCACTTTCAACGTCGCCGACGTGTGGATCTTCCTGGGCGGTCTGTTGCTGCTGGTCGCCACGTTTCGGCCCACGCACGCCGCGACCTGA
- a CDS encoding response regulator: MPTYATRSETRVELWIGAYSLVAIVLIVLPALVFVEQRLESSLVANEIDMVSREERLVVTTLSNRVEAAEASLRRLSRSLTDAASRTPSPAEEATFERLVGLDADGARRSRATLYDPRDQAGIWLPRHAPVDAASRAFYVRAKDIIESATLSDEETIAVNAWLLVDGGGEVILWPDAPRFIYEAAATHDYSDTDWVNLVRPENDPSGAPRWTRVEFDPVPGIWMVSVVAPITREGRFAGSVGHDVPLDHLIAGAASLPEREGGTYMVVDDEGRLLASRRFAADIRAGRGEFSVSDLGEAPLRGAVEALMRATRGTNDVQRVETAELIVLGSHLDSTGWTAISAIPRVTVTGRVAAPVRTMRAATLGALALVFLGSALTIGQDRRRRRRVLEQLRESDEKLARVQKLDVLGRFAGGIAHDFNNILTAIHSFAQVAQMRGQREDAVRDHLKQIARACMRGSELTRQLLAFARTRPIAPRVIDVNALVRDTHKLLRRVIGEDVEVRVEPSLEPATVLMDAGQLEQVLTNLAVNARDAMPNGGALTVRVEVDAASVRLTVADTGVGMPPEVREKATEPFFTTKAAGGGTGLGLSTCLAIVEQAGGTLAIASTVGEGTTFTLTFPRDERPSSEGTPSGVTAALAGADQLVLLVEDDPQVRRATAALLETLGFQVLQAESGVDGLAAVRERHVELACVLTDVVMPGMGGGPFIRQVRAEHPDLPVVVTSGYVDDPRVGEEVERHGLPFLPKPFTGEQLAFALREALESRPSSARPRPVAGSSA, translated from the coding sequence GTGCCTACCTACGCCACCAGATCGGAGACGCGTGTCGAGCTGTGGATCGGGGCCTATTCCCTCGTGGCCATCGTGCTGATCGTGTTGCCGGCGCTCGTGTTCGTGGAGCAGCGCCTCGAGTCATCGCTGGTGGCCAACGAGATCGACATGGTCTCGCGGGAAGAGCGTCTGGTGGTCACCACGCTGTCGAACCGCGTCGAGGCGGCCGAGGCGAGCCTGAGGCGGCTCTCGCGTTCACTCACCGACGCGGCCAGCCGCACGCCATCACCCGCCGAGGAGGCCACCTTCGAGCGCCTCGTGGGCCTGGACGCCGACGGCGCGCGTCGCTCGCGAGCCACGCTCTATGACCCCCGCGACCAGGCGGGCATCTGGCTGCCGCGGCACGCCCCCGTCGACGCCGCGTCGCGCGCGTTCTACGTGCGCGCCAAGGACATCATCGAGAGCGCGACCTTGTCCGACGAGGAGACCATCGCGGTGAACGCCTGGCTGCTGGTCGACGGCGGCGGCGAGGTCATCCTGTGGCCGGACGCTCCGCGCTTCATCTACGAAGCGGCGGCGACGCACGACTACTCCGACACGGACTGGGTCAACCTGGTGCGCCCCGAAAACGACCCGAGCGGCGCTCCGCGCTGGACGCGCGTGGAGTTCGATCCGGTGCCCGGCATCTGGATGGTGTCGGTGGTCGCGCCGATCACACGTGAGGGTCGCTTTGCTGGGTCCGTCGGGCACGACGTGCCGTTGGACCACCTCATCGCCGGCGCCGCCTCGCTGCCCGAGCGCGAGGGTGGGACCTACATGGTGGTGGACGACGAGGGGCGCCTGCTGGCGTCGCGACGCTTCGCCGCGGACATCCGCGCGGGGCGCGGCGAGTTCTCCGTGAGCGACCTCGGCGAAGCGCCGTTGCGTGGCGCGGTGGAAGCGCTGATGCGGGCCACGCGCGGCACGAACGACGTCCAGCGCGTCGAGACCGCCGAGCTGATCGTGCTCGGCTCGCACCTCGACTCCACCGGCTGGACCGCCATCTCCGCGATCCCGCGCGTCACGGTCACGGGGCGGGTCGCGGCGCCCGTTCGGACCATGCGCGCCGCCACGCTCGGCGCGCTGGCGCTCGTGTTCCTCGGCTCGGCGCTGACCATCGGGCAGGATCGTCGTCGGCGCCGCCGCGTCCTCGAGCAGCTGCGCGAGAGCGACGAGAAGCTCGCCCGCGTGCAGAAGCTGGACGTGCTGGGGCGCTTCGCGGGCGGCATCGCGCACGACTTCAACAACATCCTCACGGCGATCCACAGCTTCGCGCAGGTCGCCCAGATGCGTGGTCAGCGGGAAGACGCCGTGCGCGATCACCTGAAGCAGATCGCACGGGCGTGCATGCGCGGCTCCGAGCTCACCCGGCAGCTGCTGGCGTTCGCGCGCACGCGCCCCATCGCACCACGGGTGATCGACGTGAACGCGCTCGTGCGCGACACGCACAAGCTGCTGCGGCGGGTCATCGGCGAGGACGTCGAGGTGCGCGTCGAGCCCTCGCTCGAGCCTGCGACGGTGCTGATGGACGCCGGGCAGCTGGAGCAGGTGCTGACCAACCTGGCCGTGAACGCTCGCGACGCCATGCCCAACGGGGGGGCACTGACGGTGCGCGTGGAGGTCGACGCCGCGAGTGTGCGCCTGACCGTGGCCGACACGGGCGTCGGGATGCCACCCGAGGTGCGCGAGAAGGCGACCGAGCCGTTCTTCACGACCAAGGCTGCGGGAGGCGGCACGGGGCTCGGCCTCTCCACCTGCTTGGCCATCGTCGAACAGGCTGGCGGGACCCTCGCCATCGCGTCGACCGTGGGCGAAGGCACCACGTTCACCCTCACGTTCCCACGCGACGAACGGCCGTCGTCGGAGGGTACGCCGAGCGGGGTGACCGCGGCGCTCGCGGGCGCCGATCAGCTCGTGCTGCTGGTGGAGGACGACCCGCAGGTCCGGCGGGCGACCGCCGCGCTGCTCGAGACGCTGGGGTTCCAGGTCCTGCAGGCGGAGAGCGGTGTCGACGGACTCGCTGCCGTGCGCGAACGGCACGTCGAGCTGGCGTGCGTGCTCACGGACGTCGTGATGCCGGGGATGGGCGGAGGTCCGTTCATCCGACAGGTGCGCGCCGAGCACCCCGACCTCCCGGTGGTGGTCACCTCCGGCTACGTCGACGATCCGCGCGTCGGTGAGGAGGTCGAGCGGCACGGGCTGCCCTTCCTGCCCAAGCCCTTCACGGGGGAGCAGCTGGCCTTCGCCCTGCGCGAAGCGCTCGAGAGCCGTCCTTCGAGCGCGCGGCCGCGGCCTGTCGCGGGGTCGAGCGCCTGA
- a CDS encoding DUF1211 domain-containing protein: MSDPTRHLYPTERLNALSDGVIAVALTLLVVNLEFPKLPPDTTSGALWDALLDHLPHIELWVVSFFIIGVLWLIQHDVHGRQEHVDGPAVLFGLAYLASVSLLPFSIGIVAQHRSNPVSLAWFWGNVLVVGLAMSLQLYFIVRLPAEARHPALRDDAIRRKLVLLVLAVPLAAAVGIAAAPIHPHVSLWSGVPIIAASLATLRWSVAKTRASLVAVE; this comes from the coding sequence GTGAGCGACCCGACGCGACACCTCTATCCCACCGAGCGGCTCAACGCGCTGAGCGACGGAGTCATCGCCGTCGCGCTGACGCTGCTGGTGGTGAACCTCGAGTTCCCCAAGCTGCCCCCCGACACCACGTCGGGCGCGCTGTGGGATGCGCTGCTCGATCACCTGCCGCACATCGAGCTGTGGGTGGTCAGCTTCTTCATCATCGGCGTGCTGTGGTTGATTCAGCACGACGTCCACGGCCGCCAAGAGCACGTGGATGGGCCCGCCGTGCTGTTCGGGCTGGCATACCTGGCGAGCGTCTCGCTCTTGCCCTTCTCGATCGGCATCGTGGCCCAGCATCGCTCGAACCCGGTGTCGCTTGCGTGGTTCTGGGGCAACGTGCTGGTCGTGGGGCTCGCGATGTCGCTGCAGCTGTACTTCATCGTCCGGCTGCCGGCCGAGGCGCGCCACCCTGCGCTGCGTGACGACGCCATCCGGCGCAAGCTGGTGCTGTTGGTGCTGGCCGTGCCGCTCGCCGCCGCGGTGGGGATCGCGGCCGCGCCCATCCACCCGCACGTCTCGCTGTGGAGCGGCGTCCCCATCATCGCGGCGTCGTTGGCCACGCTCCGCTGGTCCGTCGCCAAGACGCGCGCGTCGCTGGTCGCGGTGGAGTGA